One Verrucomicrobiota bacterium JB022 genomic region harbors:
- a CDS encoding protein phosphatase 2C domain-containing protein, whose product MPEIDSAPTPPLTVHWSGHTDVGRFRKNNEDAFLGLRFDGHEINYLGKIGSASLADCDFVFAVSDGMGGKAAGEFASKITIEKTTQLLPRSFRSGAVGIGAGFSDVLEELFTRIHKAITYIGNSYEECQGMGATLSLAWFTPGWLYFGHVGDSRIYYLPAGGGLKQLTHDHTRPGWLRRQGKINEREARNHPSKNSLVQSLGSNFQFLEPHIGAVGCEPGDRFLICSDGLIDGLWDHRIEDAIRTQHVPEVARLLVDEAVQASGRDNTTAMVIEVTA is encoded by the coding sequence ATGCCTGAGATCGATTCCGCCCCCACCCCACCCCTGACCGTCCACTGGTCGGGCCACACCGATGTGGGCCGCTTTCGCAAGAACAACGAGGACGCCTTCCTGGGGCTGCGTTTCGACGGCCACGAGATCAATTACCTCGGCAAGATCGGCTCCGCTTCGCTGGCCGACTGCGACTTTGTCTTTGCCGTGAGTGACGGCATGGGCGGAAAGGCTGCGGGCGAGTTTGCGAGCAAGATTACGATCGAAAAAACGACCCAGTTGCTGCCGCGCAGCTTCCGCAGCGGCGCGGTGGGCATCGGCGCAGGCTTCAGCGATGTGCTGGAAGAGCTTTTTACGCGTATCCACAAGGCTATCACCTACATCGGCAATTCCTACGAAGAGTGCCAAGGCATGGGCGCGACCCTCAGCCTGGCCTGGTTTACGCCGGGCTGGCTCTACTTTGGCCATGTGGGCGACAGCCGTATCTACTACTTGCCGGCGGGGGGCGGGCTCAAGCAGTTGACGCACGACCATACGCGGCCGGGCTGGTTGCGCCGCCAAGGCAAGATCAATGAGCGCGAGGCCCGTAACCACCCCTCGAAGAACTCGCTCGTGCAATCTCTCGGCAGCAATTTCCAGTTTCTGGAGCCGCATATCGGCGCGGTGGGCTGTGAACCGGGCGACCGTTTCCTGATCTGCTCCGACGGCCTGATCGACGGCTTGTGGGACCACCGGATCGAGGACGCGATCCGCACCCAGCATGTGCCGGAAGTCGCCCGATTGCTGGTCGACGAGGCGGTCCAGGCCTCCGGGCGCGACAACACCACGGCGATGGTGATCGAAGTGACGGCATGA
- a CDS encoding gamma-glutamylcyclotransferase family protein: protein MSESARPTLVFVYGTLKTGGTNHHYLKGQKLLGEARTEPGYRLYVVADYPGLVADRSDQEGVQGELWAVDAATLPALDELEGLDEGLYAREPIQLQAPFDRHEVVTYYYLFPVAGCPTLPDGNWPVHMGW from the coding sequence ATGAGCGAGAGCGCGCGCCCTACCCTGGTTTTCGTCTACGGCACCCTCAAGACTGGCGGGACGAATCACCACTACCTCAAGGGTCAAAAGCTGCTGGGCGAGGCGCGCACCGAGCCGGGCTATCGACTGTATGTCGTAGCCGATTACCCCGGTCTGGTCGCAGACCGCAGCGATCAAGAAGGCGTCCAAGGAGAGCTGTGGGCGGTCGATGCCGCAACCTTGCCCGCGCTGGATGAGCTGGAGGGGCTCGATGAGGGCCTGTATGCCCGCGAACCGATCCAGCTACAGGCTCCGTTCGACCGTCACGAGGTGGTAACTTACTATTACCTTTTCCCCGTAGCGGGCTGCCCCACGCTGCCGGATGGAAATTGGCCGGTGCACATGGGCTGGTGA
- a CDS encoding SLC13 family permease codes for MTWEIPFMLMLLVAILVSFALEKIPAELTAMTAFALLLVLGLLPMDKAMAVFSNSGPITVAAMFILSAGLEKCGAIDYVAAALNRLPPLKLYMVLPVMIVGVAAISAFINNTPVVVVFLPVAFSLAQRLQVPASKLLIPLSYASIFGGSCTLIGTSTNIIVSSMARDAGHEPIGMFELATVGLPLLVAGTLYLTLLGPKILPTRETISSILTEEERREYMLEAYVKADSSLVGKTLPQTSLGKVENLRILEILRHGVRLRHGTGEMVFQAGDRLLLAMSPRAVSKAQQAEGLDLRDTLGDGLEQISLSQGVMVEAVIGPDSELIGQTLSHLNFRQRYRLAPMAVHRRGKNLHREFDKVALDRGDILLLLGTTEAIDNARGSEDLLILDRPPVILGARRRKLPFILAVIACVIGSASIGLMPIAGAAMVGCVVLLLAKCLTMKEAYEAIQWPILFIIFAMLGVGAAMEATGTSAWLADHLVAGVGAFVPEAWQPFALLAGIYLLTTILTEILSNNAAAVLLTAIALGLAHSMQLDPRPFLIAIAIAASASFATPIGYQTNTYVYGVGGYRFSDFAKIGIPLNLLAFVIAMAVIPMVWSF; via the coding sequence ATGACGTGGGAGATACCGTTCATGCTCATGCTGTTGGTGGCGATTCTCGTCTCCTTTGCATTGGAGAAGATACCTGCCGAGCTAACGGCCATGACGGCGTTTGCCCTGCTGCTCGTGCTCGGTCTCCTGCCGATGGACAAGGCGATGGCAGTCTTCTCCAATTCCGGGCCTATCACGGTAGCCGCCATGTTCATCCTCAGCGCCGGTCTGGAGAAGTGTGGTGCCATCGACTATGTGGCCGCCGCGCTCAACCGCCTGCCACCGCTCAAGCTCTACATGGTGCTGCCGGTCATGATCGTGGGCGTGGCGGCGATCTCGGCCTTTATCAACAATACGCCGGTCGTCGTCGTGTTCCTGCCGGTGGCATTCAGCCTGGCGCAACGCTTGCAAGTGCCGGCTTCCAAGCTCCTCATCCCGCTCTCCTACGCCTCGATCTTCGGCGGCTCGTGCACCCTGATCGGCACCAGCACGAATATCATCGTCAGCTCGATGGCGCGCGACGCCGGGCATGAGCCCATCGGCATGTTCGAGTTGGCTACCGTGGGCCTGCCGCTACTGGTGGCGGGGACGCTCTACCTGACTTTGCTCGGCCCCAAGATCCTGCCCACGCGCGAGACTATTTCCTCGATCCTGACCGAAGAGGAGCGCCGCGAATACATGCTTGAAGCCTACGTAAAGGCAGATTCCAGCCTGGTGGGCAAAACGTTGCCTCAAACGTCGCTCGGAAAGGTAGAGAACCTCCGCATCCTCGAAATCCTGCGCCACGGCGTGCGACTGCGCCACGGGACGGGCGAGATGGTCTTTCAGGCGGGCGACCGCTTGCTGCTGGCCATGTCTCCCCGGGCGGTTTCGAAGGCCCAGCAGGCTGAAGGGCTGGACTTGCGCGACACCTTGGGCGACGGTCTGGAGCAGATCAGCCTTTCGCAAGGGGTGATGGTCGAAGCCGTCATCGGGCCGGACTCGGAGCTGATCGGCCAGACGCTCTCGCATCTCAACTTTCGCCAGCGCTACCGCCTCGCCCCGATGGCCGTGCACCGCCGCGGCAAAAACCTGCACCGAGAGTTCGACAAAGTGGCACTGGATCGCGGCGACATCCTCCTGCTGCTCGGCACCACCGAAGCCATCGACAACGCGCGCGGCAGCGAAGACCTCCTCATCCTCGATCGCCCGCCGGTGATCCTGGGTGCGCGTCGGCGCAAGCTGCCCTTCATCCTTGCCGTGATCGCCTGCGTGATCGGCTCGGCCAGCATCGGGCTCATGCCCATTGCCGGGGCTGCGATGGTCGGCTGCGTCGTGCTGCTGCTGGCCAAGTGCCTGACAATGAAGGAGGCTTATGAGGCCATCCAGTGGCCTATCCTCTTCATCATCTTTGCCATGCTCGGGGTGGGCGCGGCGATGGAAGCCACCGGCACTTCCGCCTGGCTGGCCGACCACCTGGTGGCGGGCGTGGGGGCCTTTGTCCCCGAAGCGTGGCAGCCCTTTGCCTTGCTGGCGGGGATCTACCTGCTGACCACCATCCTGACCGAGATCCTTTCGAATAATGCCGCCGCCGTGCTGCTGACCGCCATCGCGCTGGGGCTGGCTCACTCGATGCAGCTCGACCCACGGCCCTTTCTCATCGCGATCGCGATTGCCGCCTCGGCCAGCTTTGCCACCCCCATCGGCTACCAGACCAATACCTACGTCTACGGGGTGGGGGGCTACCGCTTCTCCGATTTTGCGAAGATCGGTATCCCGCTGAATCTGCTGGCCTTTGTCATTGCCATGGCGGTGATTCCGATGGTCTGGAGCTTCTAG
- a CDS encoding sulfate ABC transporter substrate-binding protein, which translates to MKWIDAFAHNPALAPARRRAAWGTALLGLACVAAWAWWHPFRPASELLHVSYQASRPYFEGVGTAFMEGADDWTVRSTYAGSMSQTAGVARGLVADTLCVATPAELDHLARTTHLVAEDWREAFPHQASPFTSTVVLLVRAGNPRGIHDWADLERADVALQVTSPRVSGAGCYAYLALLTHALEQSGGDGVVARQWVADRYLRARILDLGAQQALRHFARESAADVLLTWESEARRAVETLDGFEIVYPAASIRAEPVVAILGPQAERRGTLAGAQAYLAFLFSEQGQALAAREGFRPRSSEAAQMAQPAFPMLEQRSVDESLGGWEAVWADHLGPSGSYAHIERLLRARAGGSE; encoded by the coding sequence ATGAAATGGATCGATGCGTTTGCCCATAACCCTGCTCTGGCCCCGGCTCGCCGCCGCGCAGCATGGGGCACTGCCTTGCTAGGGCTCGCTTGTGTGGCCGCGTGGGCCTGGTGGCATCCCTTCCGCCCGGCCTCGGAGCTGTTGCACGTTTCCTACCAAGCCTCGCGCCCCTATTTCGAAGGCGTCGGCACGGCTTTTATGGAGGGGGCCGACGATTGGACGGTGCGCAGCACGTATGCTGGCTCGATGTCGCAAACCGCAGGCGTCGCGCGCGGGCTCGTGGCCGATACGCTTTGTGTGGCGACCCCGGCCGAGCTGGATCATCTTGCCCGCACGACCCACCTGGTCGCCGAAGACTGGCGAGAGGCATTTCCACATCAGGCCTCGCCCTTTACCTCCACCGTCGTGTTGCTCGTGCGCGCGGGTAACCCCAGGGGAATTCACGATTGGGCCGACCTGGAGCGGGCCGACGTGGCGCTGCAGGTGACGAGCCCGAGGGTCAGCGGTGCGGGGTGCTACGCCTACCTTGCCTTGCTTACTCATGCGCTGGAGCAAAGCGGAGGAGATGGGGTGGTGGCTCGGCAGTGGGTGGCAGATCGTTACCTGCGGGCGCGTATCCTCGATCTTGGGGCGCAACAGGCCCTCCGCCATTTTGCCCGCGAATCGGCAGCAGACGTCCTCCTGACCTGGGAGAGCGAAGCACGCCGGGCGGTCGAAACGCTGGACGGGTTCGAGATCGTTTACCCGGCGGCCAGCATCCGGGCCGAGCCGGTGGTGGCGATCCTGGGGCCGCAGGCGGAGCGGCGGGGCACGCTGGCGGGCGCACAGGCCTACCTGGCGTTCCTTTTCTCCGAGCAAGGGCAGGCGCTGGCGGCCCGGGAAGGCTTTCGCCCTCGTTCTTCCGAGGCGGCGCAAATGGCACAGCCCGCCTTCCCGATGCTGGAGCAGCGGAGCGTTGATGAGTCGCTCGGCGGGTGGGAAGCGGTTTGGGCCGATCACCTCGGCCCGTCGGGCTCCTATGCGCACATCGAGCGCTTGTTAAGGGCGCGCGCCGGAGGATCGGAATGA
- a CDS encoding rhamnogalacturonan acetylesterase — protein MHLPFSLRFLLLAGAALVVASLRAAGPPEAEKAAAALALLNPELPSLFIASDSTAAKSYNPGQVGWGEPFPHYFDTDKLNVINLARGGRSSRTFQTEGWWQQLLDHAKPGDFVLIQFAHNDATEIDSPKARGTIRGLGDETWEVDNAVTGERETVHTFGWYVRQMIASAQERGLRVIIVSPTIQNSWHDGQIARDPVGYRAWLKVLAKEAGLPFVDLSGMAADDLQAMGPEQTRELYQGKTHFQLGGAELHAQLVVIGLHRLPGQPLDGYLSKAGEILVGMQP, from the coding sequence ATGCATCTACCCTTCTCCCTCCGTTTTCTCCTGCTCGCCGGCGCCGCCCTGGTGGTGGCTTCTCTTCGCGCCGCCGGGCCGCCGGAAGCAGAAAAGGCCGCCGCTGCGCTCGCCTTGCTCAATCCGGAGCTGCCGTCGCTCTTCATCGCCAGCGATTCGACTGCGGCCAAGAGCTATAACCCTGGACAGGTCGGCTGGGGCGAGCCCTTTCCCCACTATTTCGACACCGACAAGCTCAACGTGATCAACCTCGCCCGCGGAGGCCGCAGCAGCCGCACCTTTCAGACCGAGGGCTGGTGGCAGCAGTTGCTAGACCACGCCAAACCGGGCGACTTTGTGTTGATCCAGTTTGCCCACAACGACGCGACCGAAATCGACTCACCCAAGGCGCGCGGTACGATTCGCGGGCTGGGCGACGAGACCTGGGAGGTCGATAATGCCGTGACGGGCGAGCGGGAGACGGTGCACACCTTCGGCTGGTATGTGCGCCAGATGATCGCCTCCGCCCAGGAGCGTGGGCTGCGCGTGATCATCGTCTCCCCTACGATCCAGAACAGCTGGCACGATGGCCAGATTGCCCGCGACCCGGTGGGCTACCGCGCCTGGCTCAAAGTCTTGGCTAAAGAGGCGGGGCTGCCGTTCGTCGACCTCTCGGGCATGGCCGCAGACGATCTGCAGGCGATGGGGCCGGAACAGACGCGTGAGCTGTATCAGGGCAAGACGCACTTCCAGCTCGGCGGGGCAGAGTTGCACGCGCAGCTGGTCGTGATCGGCCTGCACCGCCTACCCGGTCAGCCGCTGGACGGCTACCTTTCGAAGGCGGGCGAGATTCTGGTGGGCATGCAGCCCTAG
- the cobA gene encoding uroporphyrinogen-III C-methyltransferase → MSVTGKVYLVGAGPGDPELVTIKAQRLIRECDALVYDYLSAPELLGWTKPSCEHHYVGKRAGFHALPQEEIEKLLVHLARAGKNVVRLKGGDPFIFGRGGEEALTLKEAGILYEVVPAVTAALGCAAYTGVPLTHRDYASSVTFLSGHERPDKDEPMVDWAAHAATDATLVLYMAMGRLPLIAATLVDGGRPADTPVMVVQWGTTAKQRSVSGQLSNIAERVYEAGIGAPAVVIVGAVAALGDSLAWFDPSI, encoded by the coding sequence ATGTCAGTTACTGGTAAAGTCTACCTTGTCGGTGCCGGTCCGGGCGACCCGGAGCTGGTCACGATCAAGGCCCAGCGCCTCATCCGCGAGTGCGACGCCCTGGTCTACGATTACTTGTCTGCCCCCGAATTGCTGGGGTGGACCAAACCCAGCTGCGAGCACCACTACGTCGGCAAACGTGCAGGCTTCCACGCGCTCCCGCAGGAAGAGATCGAGAAGCTGCTCGTGCACCTCGCCCGCGCCGGCAAAAACGTGGTGCGCCTGAAGGGTGGGGACCCATTTATCTTTGGCCGCGGGGGCGAAGAAGCGCTCACGCTGAAAGAGGCCGGCATCCTCTACGAAGTCGTGCCCGCCGTTACCGCCGCGCTCGGTTGCGCCGCCTATACGGGCGTGCCGCTGACGCACCGCGACTACGCCAGCTCCGTCACCTTCCTCAGCGGCCATGAACGGCCCGACAAGGACGAGCCGATGGTCGACTGGGCCGCACATGCCGCGACCGATGCCACGCTGGTGCTCTATATGGCGATGGGCCGCCTGCCGCTGATTGCCGCGACGCTGGTCGACGGCGGCCGCCCGGCCGATACGCCGGTTATGGTGGTGCAATGGGGTACCACGGCCAAGCAGCGCTCCGTCAGCGGTCAACTGAGCAATATCGCTGAGCGGGTCTACGAGGCGGGCATTGGTGCCCCGGCAGTGGTGATCGTCGGCGCGGTCGCCGCGCTGGGCGACTCGCTCGCGTGGTTCGACCCGAGCATCTAG
- a CDS encoding phosphoadenylyl-sulfate reductase, with product MSTISALEPTQLAAWNQEWQGLDAGQRIAWAAEQFGNELVLSTSFGIQSAVMLHLVSQNAPQLPVVFIDTGYLFPETYQYAEQLREILDLNLKVYQPVMTPARQEALFGKRWEQGKEGLQEYGLMNKVEPMNRALRELGATAWLSGLRRVQAETRENLAYIERQKRTTKLYPILDWTERDVYYYMQQHKLPQHPLWEQGYVSVGDVHSTRPLEDGMRAEDTRFGGLKRECGLHEISGNNDYQI from the coding sequence ATGAGCACCATTTCCGCACTCGAGCCCACACAACTAGCCGCCTGGAATCAGGAATGGCAAGGCTTGGACGCCGGGCAACGCATCGCCTGGGCGGCAGAGCAATTTGGCAACGAGCTGGTCCTCTCCACCAGCTTCGGCATCCAGAGCGCGGTGATGCTGCACCTCGTGTCGCAGAATGCCCCGCAGTTGCCCGTCGTCTTCATCGACACGGGCTACCTCTTCCCGGAGACCTACCAGTATGCCGAGCAGCTACGCGAAATACTCGACCTGAACCTGAAGGTCTACCAGCCGGTGATGACGCCTGCCCGCCAGGAGGCGCTCTTTGGCAAGCGCTGGGAACAGGGCAAGGAAGGCCTGCAGGAGTATGGCCTGATGAACAAGGTCGAGCCGATGAACCGGGCCTTGCGCGAGCTGGGCGCGACCGCGTGGCTCAGCGGGCTGCGTCGCGTGCAGGCCGAAACGCGCGAAAATCTCGCCTACATCGAGCGCCAGAAGCGCACGACCAAGCTCTACCCGATCCTCGATTGGACGGAGCGCGACGTCTATTACTACATGCAGCAGCACAAGCTGCCGCAGCACCCGCTGTGGGAGCAGGGCTACGTGAGCGTGGGCGATGTCCACAGCACGCGCCCGCTCGAAGACGGCATGCGCGCCGAAGACACCCGCTTCGGCGGCCTCAAGCGCGAGTGCGGTCTGCACGAGATCTCCGGTAACAACGATTACCAGATTTAG
- a CDS encoding alpha/beta hydrolase has translation MLKTPLRLFFALTLLLTAPLQAAEPEVVQLWPEGVPGLKPDAKHEEVINGRIFGIHYPTMVVFRPDATAPKTGSSVIFCPGGGYERLAVAADGGYETKFLNRLGVTVFVLKYRNKEYGHPAPLQDITRAVRIVRSRAAEFGLDPERVGVMGASAGGHVVASAATLWDAPEVQTGADLDEVSARPDFAILIYPVITMEEDFAHGGSRRNLIGENPSAELVKHLSLEQQVSAQTPPTIIIATRADRSVPVQNSLHYYEALVEAGVAAEMHVYAEGTHGNSRDPQYGPTALWPKRVTEWLAFNGWSKEKE, from the coding sequence ATGCTCAAGACTCCGCTCCGTTTATTTTTCGCGCTCACGCTTCTATTAACCGCCCCTTTGCAGGCCGCCGAGCCCGAAGTGGTCCAGCTCTGGCCGGAAGGCGTGCCCGGCCTCAAGCCCGATGCCAAGCACGAGGAGGTGATCAACGGGCGTATCTTCGGCATCCATTACCCGACGATGGTCGTCTTCAGGCCCGACGCAACCGCCCCCAAGACGGGCAGCTCGGTGATTTTCTGCCCGGGCGGTGGCTACGAGCGCCTCGCTGTGGCCGCCGACGGAGGGTACGAAACGAAGTTCCTCAACCGCCTTGGCGTGACGGTCTTCGTCCTCAAATACCGCAACAAGGAATACGGCCACCCCGCGCCCTTGCAGGACATCACCCGTGCGGTGCGGATCGTGCGCAGCCGGGCTGCTGAATTCGGCCTCGACCCCGAGCGCGTCGGCGTAATGGGAGCCTCTGCTGGCGGACACGTCGTCGCCAGTGCAGCAACGCTGTGGGACGCGCCGGAAGTGCAAACCGGCGCAGACCTCGACGAAGTCAGCGCACGCCCCGATTTCGCGATCCTGATCTATCCTGTGATCACGATGGAGGAAGACTTCGCGCACGGCGGTTCACGCCGCAACCTCATCGGCGAAAATCCATCGGCGGAGCTGGTAAAGCACCTGTCGCTGGAGCAGCAGGTGAGTGCTCAGACGCCGCCCACGATCATCATCGCCACCCGTGCCGACCGCTCGGTGCCGGTCCAGAACTCGCTCCACTATTACGAGGCACTCGTTGAGGCAGGCGTCGCGGCCGAGATGCACGTCTATGCCGAAGGGACCCACGGCAACAGCCGAGACCCCCAATATGGCCCCACGGCACTCTGGCCCAAACGCGTCACCGAGTGGCTCGCGTTCAACGGCTGGTCGAAAGAGAAGGAATAA
- a CDS encoding TIGR00730 family Rossman fold protein, producing the protein MRERPLPKDEHGWPPKAYKNVDFLNSSAARKIRVLCELTEPEERFARERVEDTIVMFGSARTLPLAEAEQRLHELEAELEGKRELTPEEAEALQVAQSRVRMAPYYEASRKLACRLTEWSKELHDKHHRFLVCSGGGPGIMEAANLGARDANGASLGLGISLPHEQGLNPYVTRSLSFEFHYFFIRKYWFMYLAKALVAFPGGFGTLDELFEVLTLVQTGKVHKKVPVVLFGSAFWNQIVNFDALADWGVISRHDLNLFKVCDDVDEAFDYITNWLTREWLTEK; encoded by the coding sequence ATGAGAGAACGTCCCCTACCGAAAGACGAGCACGGCTGGCCGCCCAAGGCCTACAAGAATGTCGACTTCCTCAACAGCTCCGCCGCCCGCAAGATCCGGGTGTTGTGCGAGTTGACCGAGCCCGAAGAGCGTTTCGCACGGGAAAGGGTCGAGGACACCATCGTGATGTTTGGCTCGGCCCGCACCCTGCCGCTGGCCGAGGCGGAACAGCGGCTCCACGAGCTGGAAGCCGAACTGGAGGGCAAACGCGAGCTGACGCCCGAAGAGGCCGAAGCGCTTCAGGTCGCCCAGTCGCGGGTGCGCATGGCCCCCTACTACGAGGCCTCGCGCAAACTGGCTTGCCGGCTGACGGAGTGGTCCAAGGAGCTGCACGACAAGCATCACCGCTTTCTCGTCTGCTCTGGCGGCGGCCCCGGCATTATGGAAGCGGCCAACCTCGGCGCGCGCGATGCCAACGGCGCTTCCCTCGGGCTCGGCATCAGTCTGCCGCACGAGCAGGGCCTCAACCCTTACGTCACGCGCAGCCTGTCGTTCGAGTTCCACTACTTTTTCATCCGCAAATACTGGTTCATGTATCTGGCGAAGGCGCTCGTGGCCTTCCCCGGCGGCTTCGGCACGCTGGATGAGCTGTTCGAAGTGCTGACCCTCGTCCAGACGGGCAAGGTGCACAAAAAGGTGCCCGTGGTGCTCTTTGGCAGCGCATTCTGGAACCAGATCGTGAATTTCGACGCGCTGGCCGACTGGGGCGTGATCAGCCGCCACGACCTCAACCTCTTCAAGGTGTGCGACGATGTGGACGAAGCGTTCGATTACATCACCAATTGGTTGACCCGGGAGTGGCTAACAGAGAAATAA
- a CDS encoding rhodanese-like domain-containing protein, with protein sequence MWKLWRDILVLVFLSLVAGGLTAFIHPRAPEYGSYRPGDGAMSAIEAQAEQRPILWIDARAEPAYLEGHIEGAIWLNEDAWDENLIAVVDAWTPDQVVIVYCDGGGCHASQAVAERLMHELGIENVYHLEGGYPAWLERVQ encoded by the coding sequence ATGTGGAAATTGTGGCGCGACATCCTGGTCCTGGTCTTCCTCTCCCTCGTGGCAGGGGGGCTGACAGCGTTCATCCACCCCCGGGCGCCTGAGTATGGCTCCTACCGCCCCGGAGACGGTGCTATGTCGGCCATCGAAGCACAGGCTGAGCAGCGCCCCATCCTCTGGATCGATGCCCGGGCCGAGCCCGCCTATCTGGAAGGCCACATCGAGGGCGCCATCTGGCTGAATGAAGATGCCTGGGACGAGAACCTGATCGCCGTCGTCGACGCCTGGACGCCCGATCAGGTCGTGATCGTCTACTGCGATGGCGGAGGCTGCCACGCCAGTCAGGCCGTGGCCGAGCGTCTGATGCACGAGCTGGGCATCGAAAACGTCTACCACCTGGAAGGAGGCTACCCCGCATGGCTGGAACGCGTCCAATAA
- a CDS encoding MauE/DoxX family redox-associated membrane protein — protein MAGTRPINLVLRLFVAVVFLVSGALKLWDPSRFLLDVLSFQLFPYKTAYLIALTLPWLEVLCALALLVRCCRRGAIALLAVLTVSFIALLITAEARGIHTDCGCFGDWLVFPNMGIHVAFNVVLLGALLWLGLRRSRPV, from the coding sequence ATGGCTGGAACGCGTCCAATAAACCTCGTGCTGCGCCTCTTTGTGGCGGTCGTCTTTCTCGTCTCGGGCGCCCTCAAGCTGTGGGACCCGTCGCGTTTCCTGTTGGACGTGCTTTCGTTCCAGCTCTTCCCCTACAAGACAGCTTACCTGATCGCGCTGACCTTGCCGTGGCTGGAGGTGCTCTGCGCCCTGGCCCTGCTTGTCCGCTGCTGCCGACGCGGTGCGATCGCCCTGCTGGCGGTGCTCACGGTGTCGTTCATCGCCTTGCTGATCACGGCGGAAGCCCGCGGCATCCATACCGACTGCGGCTGCTTTGGCGATTGGCTCGTGTTCCCGAATATGGGCATCCACGTAGCCTTCAACGTGGTCTTGCTCGGCGCACTCCTCTGGCTGGGCCTGCGGCGCAGCCGACCCGTGTAA
- a CDS encoding ATP-dependent Clp protease adaptor ClpS — MAESSPLPTPEVQERTATAPGWKVILWDDPVNTIEYVIHVLRKIFGYDRQKATYHTMQVHQEGLSVVWKGEREQAELYVDQLHQHHLTATIETDE; from the coding sequence ATGGCCGAATCATCTCCACTGCCCACCCCCGAAGTCCAGGAGCGGACCGCGACCGCTCCCGGGTGGAAAGTCATCCTCTGGGACGACCCGGTGAACACCATCGAGTACGTGATCCATGTCTTGCGCAAGATCTTCGGCTACGACCGCCAAAAGGCGACCTACCACACCATGCAGGTGCATCAGGAAGGGCTCTCCGTCGTTTGGAAAGGCGAGCGTGAGCAGGCCGAGCTGTATGTCGACCAGTTGCACCAACACCACCTCACCGCTACGATCGAGACCGATGAGTGA
- a CDS encoding crossover junction endodeoxyribonuclease RuvC: MARSSARALWAAKLNGSSLPSATPVPTIGGRKFTGRVLGIDPSLRGTGLSIVDFSRGEPVRLVYSQTLKIAPKYSFHTCLGEISREVGLMITTHRPDAVAAEETIYVQNFRTAQILGAARGAALGIAASHGLSIAEYPPLRIKQAVCGFGRASKEQVQGQVKALLRLTDLLPSDEADATAAAICYAFTVEG, encoded by the coding sequence ATGGCCCGATCCTCCGCCCGCGCCCTGTGGGCTGCCAAACTCAACGGCTCCAGCCTGCCCAGCGCCACCCCGGTCCCCACGATCGGCGGGCGCAAGTTCACGGGTCGCGTGCTCGGGATCGACCCCAGCCTGCGCGGCACGGGCCTTAGTATCGTCGATTTTTCGCGGGGCGAGCCCGTGCGCCTCGTCTACAGCCAGACGCTCAAGATCGCGCCCAAATACAGCTTCCACACCTGCCTCGGCGAGATCAGCCGCGAAGTCGGTCTCATGATCACCACCCACCGCCCCGACGCGGTCGCGGCCGAAGAGACGATCTACGTGCAAAACTTCCGCACCGCGCAAATCCTGGGAGCTGCGCGTGGCGCCGCGCTCGGGATCGCCGCCTCGCACGGCCTCTCGATTGCCGAATACCCGCCGCTGCGGATCAAGCAGGCCGTCTGCGGCTTCGGACGGGCGAGCAAGGAACAGGTGCAAGGCCAGGTCAAAGCCCTCCTGCGCCTCACCGACCTCCTCCCCAGCGACGAAGCCGACGCCACCGCCGCCGCCATCTGCTACGCCTTTACGGTCGAGGGGTAG